One Thermococcus sp. DNA segment encodes these proteins:
- a CDS encoding proton-conducting transporter membrane subunit, which translates to MNPYYLITIGFVLSSLIAVGSRRASYWLSAVLSATLLGLLVFQPGSLDETARYFMLISSIVWLAASLFSVSYDDHYPRLLAGAFSMTMAGMMVILLAKGAVGFLIGWEVMTVASYLGITAKDREGKGAYKFLAFGELSALLILAGFGLLSMGSGSTSFSAWKPSQVWDVAFFLAALGFAVKMAVFPFHVWLPDAHGNAPANLSAQLSAVLTLMGLYGIVKLLLIGRPADWIGAFFLLFGGITAVLGAAYAAGTEHVKRLPGYSTVENDGILLALFGGTVVALNHGVMDLASFTFLSLLFFAFAHSVAKGLLFLIAGRLENGTGRFPEVVRGRLTTVGVVAGYASALSLAGIPPFPGFLGEWLGIESLLQSFKIPDPGFKVLMMLVGSLAALTAGIAGVAMSKMVTHGAQRAGEKKGHPVEDAGYAFLTLVLFTVGIFPGLIFRLINVPMTALTGEKATSFLGGALGIRNGFLVVAKGFGGISPTYLATLVFLFALAGYITVRVFRGRNIRRVRAWSGGLSNPEYPPIAHSAILLITESWLYGTKEENGKLHWREKVNQAYNWMSRGYLSFSEWFRHSLMKGSDSVYVAYILLAVMVGLLYLLHAL; encoded by the coding sequence ATGAACCCTTACTACCTCATAACCATTGGTTTCGTGCTTTCTTCCCTCATTGCAGTGGGCTCACGCAGGGCCTCGTACTGGCTGAGCGCCGTCCTTTCAGCAACGCTGCTTGGACTTCTAGTGTTTCAGCCTGGCTCTCTCGATGAAACGGCACGTTACTTCATGCTGATTTCGTCAATAGTCTGGCTGGCGGCTTCTCTATTCAGCGTGAGCTACGACGACCACTACCCGAGGCTCCTCGCCGGAGCGTTCTCGATGACGATGGCGGGGATGATGGTCATCCTGCTTGCGAAGGGAGCGGTTGGTTTCCTGATAGGTTGGGAAGTCATGACCGTGGCGAGCTACCTCGGGATAACCGCGAAGGATAGGGAGGGTAAAGGTGCCTACAAGTTCCTTGCCTTCGGCGAGCTGAGCGCCCTTTTAATTCTGGCGGGCTTCGGTCTGCTCTCGATGGGGAGCGGCTCAACGAGTTTCTCCGCGTGGAAACCCTCACAGGTTTGGGACGTGGCCTTTTTCCTCGCGGCCCTTGGATTCGCCGTGAAGATGGCGGTATTTCCGTTTCACGTCTGGCTCCCAGACGCCCACGGTAACGCGCCGGCCAACCTCTCGGCCCAGCTAAGTGCAGTGCTCACCCTCATGGGGCTCTACGGGATCGTTAAGCTTCTCCTCATCGGGAGGCCTGCCGACTGGATCGGTGCGTTCTTCCTTCTCTTTGGAGGGATAACCGCTGTACTCGGTGCCGCGTACGCGGCCGGAACGGAGCACGTCAAGAGACTCCCGGGTTACAGCACGGTGGAGAACGATGGCATACTACTCGCCCTCTTCGGCGGAACCGTGGTGGCCCTCAACCACGGCGTAATGGACCTGGCCTCGTTCACTTTCCTATCCCTGCTGTTCTTCGCCTTCGCACACAGCGTTGCAAAAGGACTGCTCTTTCTCATAGCAGGAAGGCTTGAGAACGGCACCGGACGCTTCCCCGAGGTCGTCCGTGGAAGACTCACCACGGTTGGCGTTGTAGCGGGCTATGCCTCCGCCCTCAGTCTTGCGGGAATCCCACCATTCCCCGGGTTCCTTGGGGAGTGGCTCGGCATAGAGAGCCTCCTGCAGAGCTTTAAAATACCTGATCCCGGGTTCAAGGTACTTATGATGCTCGTCGGATCCCTTGCGGCCCTGACGGCCGGGATAGCGGGCGTTGCCATGAGCAAGATGGTAACCCACGGCGCTCAGAGAGCAGGTGAAAAGAAAGGTCATCCCGTTGAGGACGCCGGCTACGCCTTCTTAACCCTGGTTCTCTTCACGGTCGGGATATTTCCGGGCCTCATTTTCCGTCTCATCAACGTGCCGATGACTGCCCTGACAGGGGAGAAGGCGACGAGTTTTCTGGGAGGTGCACTGGGCATACGGAACGGCTTCCTCGTGGTTGCCAAAGGATTCGGGGGGATCTCACCGACGTACCTTGCCACACTAGTCTTCCTCTTCGCCCTCGCTGGTTACATCACCGTCAGGGTCTTCAGGGGCCGGAACATCAGACGCGTCAGGGCCTGGAGTGGTGGCCTGAGCAACCCCGAGTACCCGCCGATAGCACACTCGGCAATACTCCTCATCACGGAAAGCTGGCTCTACGGGACGAAGGAAGAAAACGGAAAACTTCACTGGCGTGAGAAGGTCAACCAGGCCTACAACTGGATGAGCAGGGGCTATCTGAGCTTCTCCGAATGGTTCAGGCACAGCCTTATGAAGGGCTCTGACAGTGTTTACGTCGCCTACATACTGCTTGCGGTTATGGTGGGGTTGCTTTACCTTCTCCACGCCCTCTGA
- the trm10 gene encoding tRNA (guanine(9)-/adenine(9)-N1)-methyltransferase, giving the protein MKTLRDVFREALRDMGVESLGALSKRFRKPMDKLQEMALEIINGKGAVFRVPERTLVAWDLEGNRVEGSYYAYAPLCMKDKFEMVLSPEGLLSKLPEWPYFIIDLYHWDRHSQREKGRLCLQVNQSYSVLRRYLTGRELTVTWANDEFRRMFHGPLERITVHEGPTAEFLKENGINEAILLDPWAEKVLSREDFNAKAFIIGGIVDTGGTKRKTTPKIAEEMEGAGIQVHRRKITLKGDVIGVPDRINRILGIVLTMMVEGKPMDEAVYEFQEPRHARWRLRKELPKHAIRYRVDGKLYRVVEKELFDYYSGWLKIRPEDFTKVLRELNLIALEQRRIHHLNKISSPRIMHGKVYRVILLKKAAMLCYNC; this is encoded by the coding sequence ATGAAGACACTCAGGGATGTTTTCAGGGAAGCACTGAGAGATATGGGTGTAGAGAGCCTTGGGGCACTTTCGAAGAGATTTCGAAAACCGATGGATAAGCTGCAGGAGATGGCCCTTGAGATCATCAACGGCAAGGGAGCGGTATTCCGCGTCCCGGAGAGGACCCTCGTGGCGTGGGACCTGGAAGGAAATCGGGTTGAAGGCTCATACTACGCATATGCCCCTTTATGCATGAAGGATAAATTCGAGATGGTTCTGAGCCCCGAGGGACTCCTCTCAAAGCTCCCAGAGTGGCCCTACTTCATAATCGACCTCTATCACTGGGACAGGCACAGTCAGAGGGAGAAGGGCCGGCTCTGCCTTCAGGTAAACCAGAGTTACTCCGTTCTCAGGAGGTACCTCACTGGAAGGGAACTGACCGTTACCTGGGCCAACGATGAGTTCAGGCGGATGTTCCATGGACCTCTGGAGAGAATAACCGTTCACGAGGGACCAACCGCTGAGTTCCTGAAAGAGAACGGCATAAACGAAGCGATCCTCCTAGATCCCTGGGCCGAGAAGGTTCTGAGCAGGGAAGATTTTAATGCCAAAGCCTTCATAATCGGGGGTATCGTTGACACAGGTGGAACAAAGAGGAAGACCACCCCCAAGATCGCCGAGGAGATGGAGGGGGCAGGGATACAGGTTCACAGGAGAAAGATCACTCTGAAAGGAGACGTCATCGGTGTTCCTGACAGAATAAACCGCATCCTCGGAATAGTCCTGACCATGATGGTGGAAGGGAAGCCCATGGACGAGGCGGTTTACGAGTTTCAGGAACCTCGACACGCCCGCTGGCGCCTGAGAAAGGAACTGCCAAAGCATGCAATACGTTATAGGGTAGACGGAAAGCTTTACCGCGTCGTGGAGAAGGAGCTCTTCGACTACTACTCAGGCTGGCTCAAGATTCGCCCCGAGGACTTCACAAAGGTTCTCCGTGAACTGAACCTGATAGCCCTTGAGCAGAGGAGAATCCATCACCTAAACAAAATATCCAGCCCACGGATCATGCACGGGAAGGTCTATCGGGTGATACTCCTCAAGAAAGCGGCCATGCTCTGCTACAACTGCTGA
- a CDS encoding glycosyltransferase family 39 protein: MNRGLLYAMFPIILTVAFVGSLESIPGPPYGGDLYFHNGIAEAIFHGTPFFRDPTNYEGYAFYPWFYHFIVALLGHIAGGVMPVTVYVMPVFILLLSIITVYFLVGELTTESVAVLAPLLPISLHFPDPHPHTLLLMVFIPLFYFVLVRYLKAPSTRNGIFLGVSWALGGLTHVLGTFGIGAVILSNVAWDVGRDRDLSAVRRWIIPFLVAIPPLLLYWGPLLFVYHARTPNPYQSLVWAHYTIVSFTADMVTFFVSYSWRGALSLLALAGLYALVKTRPYPAVRIFVSSLLGMYVEGIVFILLGNPLIAKKLSLYFFTLDIILISVGITYLLSRFSQKKSLVVVTAILLVLSGATVVESASNPWVQIGFHEFPFESLQAWLLENTNVNDVILSNYEASFMLFSISGRKTVLFRRTHASPFVDYDKRSADIMVALLGNNGTRTLQILEKYHVKYIYVDKSTSSDPLWVPVSYKGYLEVNGVPCHVEWVRYDPADPSSVKIKACVAQFNISRLVPYLQEVFRRGDSVLFRVCYPDERC, encoded by the coding sequence ATGAACAGAGGGCTGCTCTATGCCATGTTCCCTATCATTTTGACCGTGGCTTTTGTGGGTAGCTTGGAGTCTATTCCAGGTCCTCCGTACGGAGGCGATCTGTATTTCCACAACGGCATTGCCGAGGCAATATTTCACGGTACTCCCTTCTTTAGAGACCCAACGAACTACGAAGGCTACGCATTTTACCCCTGGTTCTATCATTTCATCGTTGCACTCCTCGGGCATATTGCTGGAGGGGTAATGCCCGTAACGGTCTATGTGATGCCCGTTTTCATACTTCTGCTGTCTATAATTACGGTGTACTTCCTCGTAGGTGAGCTGACAACAGAAAGCGTGGCTGTGCTGGCTCCCCTGCTCCCCATCTCGCTCCATTTCCCGGATCCTCATCCCCATACCCTCCTGCTGATGGTATTTATCCCTCTCTTCTATTTCGTGCTTGTTCGCTATCTAAAGGCCCCATCGACCAGAAATGGGATTTTTCTGGGGGTCTCCTGGGCCCTTGGGGGCCTAACCCATGTTCTGGGAACTTTTGGGATTGGGGCGGTGATTCTTTCGAACGTGGCTTGGGACGTTGGTAGGGATAGGGACCTGTCTGCGGTGAGGAGATGGATTATTCCGTTCCTTGTTGCCATCCCACCCTTACTCCTCTACTGGGGCCCACTTCTATTTGTCTACCACGCTAGAACCCCAAATCCCTACCAGAGCTTGGTCTGGGCCCATTATACAATCGTCAGCTTCACGGCCGATATGGTAACGTTTTTTGTATCTTATTCCTGGAGGGGGGCACTTTCCCTTCTCGCCCTTGCTGGCCTGTATGCCCTTGTGAAAACCAGACCGTACCCTGCGGTTAGAATCTTTGTATCATCACTCCTGGGTATGTACGTAGAGGGGATCGTGTTTATACTGCTTGGAAACCCCCTGATTGCAAAGAAACTGAGCCTGTATTTCTTCACGCTGGATATTATACTGATCTCCGTAGGGATTACATACCTCCTCTCCAGATTCTCTCAAAAGAAGTCACTGGTCGTAGTGACTGCTATACTCCTGGTGCTCTCCGGGGCCACTGTGGTAGAGTCTGCATCCAACCCATGGGTCCAGATTGGTTTCCATGAGTTCCCCTTCGAAAGCCTTCAGGCATGGCTCCTTGAGAACACAAACGTTAATGATGTCATTCTCAGCAACTACGAGGCCTCTTTCATGCTGTTCTCAATATCTGGCAGAAAAACCGTGCTGTTTAGGAGAACCCATGCATCACCCTTTGTTGACTACGATAAGAGAAGTGCCGATATAATGGTGGCACTGTTGGGGAACAACGGCACAAGAACACTTCAAATCCTGGAAAAATACCATGTAAAGTACATTTATGTGGATAAAAGTACTTCGAGTGATCCCCTCTGGGTTCCGGTTTCATACAAGGGCTACCTTGAGGTCAATGGGGTCCCCTGCCACGTCGAGTGGGTGAGGTACGATCCCGCCGACCCCAGTAGTGTAAAGATCAAAGCATGTGTTGCGCAGTTTAACATCTCCCGGTTGGTCCCATACCTCCAAGAGGTGTTTAGGAGGGGAGATTCTGTACTTTTTAGGGTATGTTATCCCGATGAACGGTGTTGA
- a CDS encoding DUF2079 domain-containing protein has product MIVLAVVYFMFFTQYSIQRTHVWYETRGNYGFDLEVFYYSLLNTIHGDGFFFNNLEFKMFNATSHFGVHNSPVLILLLPLFELAPKIETLLVLQSLFLALSIVMYYLFGLKVMGDEKKALMLAAVYAVNPALHGLNRFEFHPVSFAPLFIFLFAYLYEARKFRTALTFAVLTLSVKEDAGLVLLALSAFYVLRCGDMDGQVVKFNVLISALAIFWMFISLIFVIPHFAPVYGQFRWFAPNVPVKLLSMLLLAMILSFGLLPLLRPKYLLPFPILLTEHLLFANKTNLFIFWNHYEYMIITYLAIVTVYVVKEKNLPARILLYALAIAVLTFFISSPAVYEGFPLVFGIRIPYRFLILY; this is encoded by the coding sequence GTGATTGTGCTGGCCGTGGTTTATTTCATGTTCTTCACGCAGTATTCGATCCAAAGGACACATGTTTGGTACGAAACTCGCGGTAATTATGGTTTCGACCTGGAGGTCTTTTATTACAGTCTCCTCAACACTATCCATGGGGACGGTTTCTTTTTTAATAATCTGGAATTCAAAATGTTCAATGCCACCAGCCACTTCGGTGTTCACAATTCACCTGTTTTAATACTACTACTTCCGCTGTTTGAGTTGGCCCCTAAAATCGAGACACTGCTGGTTCTTCAGTCTCTTTTTTTAGCGCTTTCAATCGTCATGTATTATCTGTTCGGTTTAAAGGTTATGGGAGATGAAAAAAAGGCGCTGATGCTTGCCGCCGTGTACGCAGTGAATCCGGCATTGCATGGGCTCAATAGATTTGAGTTCCACCCGGTTTCCTTCGCTCCATTATTCATCTTTCTGTTTGCCTACTTATATGAGGCCCGTAAGTTTAGAACAGCCCTTACGTTTGCAGTTTTAACCCTTTCGGTAAAGGAGGACGCGGGGTTGGTTCTACTAGCATTGTCAGCTTTTTACGTGCTACGTTGTGGAGATATGGACGGCCAGGTTGTAAAATTTAACGTTCTGATCAGTGCATTGGCGATTTTTTGGATGTTTATAAGCTTGATATTCGTTATCCCACATTTTGCCCCGGTCTATGGTCAGTTTAGATGGTTCGCTCCCAACGTGCCCGTAAAATTGCTCTCGATGCTGCTTTTGGCGATGATACTATCCTTTGGATTGTTACCTCTTTTAAGACCAAAATACCTGTTGCCCTTCCCGATCCTCCTTACTGAGCATCTCCTATTTGCAAACAAAACTAATCTCTTTATCTTCTGGAATCATTATGAATACATGATCATAACCTATCTTGCCATTGTTACAGTATATGTTGTGAAAGAGAAGAACCTCCCCGCAAGGATCCTACTCTATGCGTTGGCAATAGCAGTTTTGACGTTCTTTATATCCTCGCCCGCGGTTTATGAAGGCTTTCCCCTAGTGTTTGGGATAAGAATACCGTACCGTTTTCTGATTTTATACTGA
- a CDS encoding EamA family transporter, translating into MVVMKELAYVSLALSILFAGISPIFFKLAVVNIKKGPYLAMARAFLMNRNAIMGLILYGASSVLWLVSLSYLEVSLMYPLLSLAYVITTLLAAAYLRESVAAIRWVGVLLIVLGSILVGID; encoded by the coding sequence GTGGTGGTAATGAAAGAACTTGCTTACGTAAGCTTAGCGCTGTCCATATTGTTTGCAGGGATAAGCCCTATATTCTTCAAGCTTGCGGTAGTGAACATCAAGAAGGGGCCCTACCTCGCCATGGCAAGAGCCTTTCTAATGAACAGGAATGCCATCATGGGGTTAATACTGTACGGTGCATCCTCGGTGTTATGGCTTGTTAGCCTTTCTTATCTTGAGGTAAGCTTAATGTACCCCCTGTTGAGCCTCGCATATGTAATAACAACCTTGCTAGCGGCCGCTTACCTCAGAGAGAGTGTAGCGGCTATTAGGTGGGTGGGAGTCCTGCTGATCGTACTGGGGAGCATCCTAGTTGGTATTGACTGA
- a CDS encoding class I SAM-dependent methyltransferase family protein produces the protein MLAVRVSKQEAEKIRRRLIELGVLSRGYAPKREGEFVLFPVTGSVGGFELVEADFERLERRPHNYREIVEIPDEVRGLLPSSFDIIGWVAIIELPGELMPHGKAIGEAILRVHRHIKAVFAKGGKVSGEYRVRELIHLAGERRTETLHRENGVRLKLDVAKVYFSPRLATERMRVFEKTQPGEVIFDMFAGVGPYSILLAKKAKLVFAVDLNPWAIRYLEENIRLNKTSNVIPILGDVKNVAGKLEADRVIMNLPKFADRFLREAMLSVRKGGVVHYYGFGPEENLFSEHEAKIKAIAKELGFTFEILERRKVRPYAPRQFNIAIDFRVLK, from the coding sequence ATGCTCGCCGTTAGAGTCTCCAAGCAAGAGGCCGAAAAAATCCGCAGGAGATTAATCGAACTCGGTGTCCTGTCCAGAGGGTATGCCCCTAAGCGGGAGGGCGAGTTCGTACTCTTTCCCGTCACAGGCTCAGTGGGGGGCTTCGAGCTCGTTGAGGCCGACTTTGAGAGGCTTGAGAGAAGGCCCCACAACTACCGTGAGATAGTTGAGATTCCGGATGAGGTTAGAGGGCTCCTCCCAAGCTCCTTCGACATCATCGGTTGGGTTGCTATAATCGAGCTTCCCGGGGAGTTGATGCCACACGGAAAAGCGATCGGAGAGGCCATCCTCAGGGTTCACCGGCACATAAAGGCCGTCTTCGCCAAGGGGGGCAAGGTTTCTGGAGAATATCGTGTGAGGGAGCTTATTCACCTTGCCGGCGAGAGGAGGACTGAAACCCTCCACCGCGAGAACGGGGTAAGGCTGAAGCTCGACGTTGCTAAGGTTTACTTCTCCCCTCGCCTGGCCACGGAGAGGATGAGGGTTTTCGAGAAAACCCAGCCGGGGGAGGTTATATTTGATATGTTTGCCGGCGTCGGGCCCTATTCGATACTCTTAGCTAAAAAAGCCAAACTGGTCTTCGCCGTTGACTTGAACCCCTGGGCGATTCGCTACCTTGAGGAGAACATCAGGCTCAACAAAACCTCTAACGTGATTCCCATTCTCGGAGACGTGAAGAATGTTGCCGGAAAGCTCGAAGCTGACAGAGTGATAATGAACCTCCCTAAGTTCGCCGACCGCTTTTTGAGGGAGGCCATGCTGAGCGTTAGGAAAGGTGGTGTAGTCCACTACTACGGCTTCGGCCCTGAAGAGAACCTGTTCTCAGAACACGAGGCGAAGATTAAAGCCATCGCGAAGGAGCTCGGCTTCACCTTTGAGATTCTCGAGCGGAGAAAAGTCCGTCCCTATGCACCGAGGCAGTTCAACATAGCGATTGACTTCAGGGTCCTGAAGTAA
- a CDS encoding TldD/PmbA family protein, translating into MENLVRYAEKLFDEVEIAVYRSREVSASVELNEISMASTRSGAVTVIRGIKDKRLGLAVVDSDEEHRVKEAIERAAKMAKLNSPDEKWISLPEPGKYRERPKPNYELKEVSPDGLVEMLVRGIKLAREKDENLIVAGGEGGVDWEESRILNSHGVDVSQEGGAAFFFLEFVGRKEGVVTPGIFDFDARRDLNLDVDGVVERAAQKVKWAYNVIPSKNEEVPVILGPWAIAGLLSYALFPAFSGERLIKGTTPLADKVDERIASEVLTIYDDPFHPLAIEPVIADGEGVPTRKNVLIENGTFKGFVWDNYWARVHGTESTGNGKRDTRSGGVKIGFHSMVIEKGSRALEDIIGEIKRGYLVDGFQGAHSSNPDNGNFAVTANPAFLIEDGEVKGASVFLIAGNVYELLKGASEVTREQTVMPFMTTMITPFIKFENVRIAGK; encoded by the coding sequence ATGGAGAACCTCGTACGTTACGCAGAGAAGCTTTTCGATGAGGTTGAGATAGCCGTTTACCGTTCAAGAGAGGTTAGTGCGAGCGTCGAGCTCAACGAGATATCAATGGCCTCCACTAGGAGCGGGGCTGTGACGGTAATCCGCGGAATAAAGGACAAGCGTCTCGGCCTTGCCGTAGTGGACAGCGACGAGGAACACCGCGTAAAGGAGGCTATAGAAAGGGCCGCGAAGATGGCCAAGCTCAACAGCCCCGACGAGAAGTGGATTTCCCTTCCGGAGCCGGGAAAGTACCGGGAGAGGCCGAAGCCGAACTATGAACTCAAAGAGGTCTCACCGGATGGACTCGTCGAAATGCTCGTCCGCGGCATAAAACTCGCACGCGAGAAGGACGAGAACCTCATAGTTGCGGGAGGAGAGGGCGGTGTTGACTGGGAAGAGAGCAGGATCCTGAACTCACACGGGGTGGATGTTTCCCAGGAGGGTGGGGCAGCGTTCTTCTTCCTGGAGTTCGTCGGCAGAAAAGAAGGTGTCGTAACCCCCGGTATCTTCGACTTTGATGCCCGTAGAGACCTAAACCTGGACGTTGACGGGGTCGTTGAAAGGGCGGCACAGAAGGTCAAATGGGCATACAACGTCATCCCCAGCAAGAACGAGGAGGTTCCTGTGATACTCGGCCCATGGGCAATCGCTGGGTTGCTGAGCTACGCCCTCTTCCCAGCGTTCAGTGGAGAGAGACTCATTAAAGGGACGACCCCACTGGCTGACAAGGTTGATGAGAGGATAGCGAGTGAGGTCCTGACGATCTACGACGACCCGTTCCATCCCCTCGCTATTGAACCCGTTATAGCGGACGGCGAAGGTGTTCCGACGAGGAAGAACGTCCTCATAGAGAACGGGACATTCAAGGGCTTCGTCTGGGACAACTACTGGGCCAGGGTACACGGTACGGAGAGCACCGGAAACGGGAAGCGCGATACAAGAAGCGGCGGTGTGAAAATCGGGTTCCACAGCATGGTGATCGAGAAGGGAAGTCGGGCGCTTGAGGACATCATAGGCGAGATCAAGCGCGGCTACCTTGTGGACGGCTTCCAGGGTGCGCACTCAAGCAACCCCGACAACGGTAACTTCGCGGTAACTGCAAACCCTGCCTTCCTCATCGAGGACGGCGAGGTAAAGGGCGCGAGCGTGTTCCTCATAGCCGGCAACGTCTACGAGCTGTTGAAAGGGGCGAGCGAAGTTACGAGGGAGCAGACGGTCATGCCCTTCATGACCACCATGATAACACCCTTCATAAAGTTCGAGAACGTGAGAATAGCGGGGAAGTGA
- a CDS encoding TldD/PmbA family protein, with the protein MEALERALKWAEENLKADYIELRYEDLRKTTLGLKDGVFTSFTGKLNRGIAIRVLANGAWGFSSTSDLTNLETKIEEAYKLANAAAATKKEKIYLAEIRPVEDFVKSRMKVKPREVDIEEKVAHLRELEKFLKEDEAVKSVQIRYEDGSGKKAVLTNEGTRVEWDYNYLYQGTYVTGKADGKLAMARDSIGAVDYGWELMTDREPNEKVTERVLRKMHSQLEGVAPKRGEFPIVAGPIVVGIIAHEALGHLAEADLTINSPFKDLIGKQIAPEYVTMSERYVEGGFGNDKYDDEGVPVRDIHIIENGILKEIMLNREYAHKWGMEPNGHARAESYRYPPIIRMRNTVFEPGDHSFEELIEDIKFGYYVVDFRGGQAQLNSAFQVGVQEGYVIRNGEIAEPIRDTSITGVAIEALKKISAVGKDFGLEVGFCGKGQTAFVSSGGPHMKFDGGILIG; encoded by the coding sequence ATGGAGGCACTTGAAAGGGCCCTTAAATGGGCGGAGGAAAACCTGAAAGCGGACTACATAGAGCTCCGATATGAGGACTTGAGAAAGACAACACTCGGATTAAAAGACGGAGTTTTCACGAGCTTTACCGGGAAGTTAAACCGCGGAATAGCGATACGAGTTCTTGCCAACGGTGCGTGGGGTTTCTCATCGACGAGTGACCTCACCAACCTGGAAACGAAAATCGAAGAAGCGTACAAACTGGCAAACGCCGCAGCGGCCACCAAGAAGGAGAAAATTTATCTGGCCGAGATAAGACCCGTTGAGGACTTCGTGAAGAGCAGGATGAAGGTCAAGCCGAGGGAAGTGGACATCGAGGAGAAGGTCGCCCACCTACGGGAACTTGAGAAGTTCCTCAAGGAGGACGAGGCCGTTAAGAGCGTCCAGATCCGCTACGAGGACGGTAGCGGGAAAAAGGCTGTCCTCACTAACGAGGGCACAAGGGTAGAATGGGATTACAACTATCTCTACCAGGGAACCTACGTCACCGGAAAGGCCGACGGAAAGCTGGCCATGGCGAGGGACAGTATTGGCGCTGTGGACTATGGCTGGGAGCTGATGACGGATAGAGAGCCCAACGAGAAAGTCACCGAGAGGGTTCTTAGAAAGATGCACAGCCAGCTTGAGGGCGTTGCCCCGAAGCGCGGCGAGTTCCCAATCGTTGCGGGCCCGATCGTCGTTGGAATCATAGCACACGAGGCTTTGGGCCACCTTGCAGAGGCAGACTTAACGATAAACTCGCCCTTCAAGGACCTCATAGGCAAGCAGATTGCCCCTGAGTACGTCACGATGAGCGAGCGCTACGTTGAGGGCGGCTTTGGAAACGACAAGTACGACGACGAGGGCGTTCCTGTGAGGGACATCCACATCATCGAGAACGGAATCCTCAAGGAGATAATGCTGAACCGCGAATACGCCCACAAGTGGGGCATGGAGCCGAACGGCCACGCCAGGGCCGAGAGCTACCGCTACCCGCCGATAATCAGGATGAGGAACACCGTATTTGAACCAGGCGACCACTCCTTCGAGGAGCTCATCGAGGACATCAAATTCGGCTACTACGTCGTTGACTTCAGGGGAGGACAGGCCCAGCTCAACAGCGCCTTCCAGGTCGGCGTCCAGGAGGGCTACGTCATCAGGAACGGTGAGATAGCCGAGCCGATAAGGGACACCTCGATTACCGGCGTTGCCATTGAGGCTCTCAAGAAGATTTCAGCGGTCGGCAAGGACTTCGGCCTTGAGGTCGGCTTCTGCGGAAAGGGACAGACGGCCTTCGTGAGCTCAGGAGGCCCGCATATGAAGTTCGATGGAGGAATACTGATCGGCTGA
- a CDS encoding cupin domain-containing protein: MKAEIKNPIDRGTYRKLPLFEGELSEGGYAQIVEVKPGQTVRKHYHLHQYELFYIMGGEARLGIGGREYLAKPGDIFLVKPRTVHWVINEKDEPFRLFVVKLNYRGDDSIWLEG; this comes from the coding sequence ATGAAGGCCGAAATCAAAAACCCCATAGACAGAGGCACCTACCGGAAGCTCCCGCTCTTCGAGGGCGAGCTCTCAGAAGGAGGCTACGCCCAGATAGTCGAGGTCAAGCCCGGGCAGACCGTCAGGAAGCACTACCATCTCCACCAGTACGAGCTGTTCTACATAATGGGCGGCGAGGCGAGGCTCGGCATCGGCGGAAGGGAATACCTCGCGAAGCCCGGCGATATCTTTCTGGTAAAGCCAAGAACCGTTCACTGGGTAATCAACGAGAAGGACGAACCCTTCAGGCTCTTCGTGGTGAAGCTGAACTACAGAGGGGACGACTCGATTTGGCTGGAGGGGTGA